The window ATAACACAGAAGCAATGATCGTGGAAGTTAAGATGACTGCTTGTAGTTTAGGAGTGATGTGTTCAAAACCAGCACCTAATGCAAGGATCACAAGAGAAAATTCAGAAATTTGCGCAAGGTTCAGAGCTGTAAGGAATCCATTACGAACTCCCTTATTGAGTTTGATGATGACAGGGGCAATGGTAATCATCCGAACAAATAACATAAGTGCAATGATCGCTGCAGAAAGCCCAATGACTTCTAAACTTGGGAGGGGGACTTTAAGACCAAGTGCCACAAAGAAGAGGGTGACAAAGAAGTCTCGGATTCCGATGAGTTTGGAAATCACATCCGCACCATAAGGAAATGCCGCAATGCTCATACCCGCAACGAGAGCACCCATTTCTTTGGAAAGACCAGCTTCTCCTGCGATTCCACAAACCAAAAAACACCACATAATCGAAGTAAGAAGGATTAACTCAGGGCTACTCGCACAGGCTTTGTATAATTTGGCGAGTACGTAACGACTGACACTGAAACTAAAGGCGATGAGTAATACAATGATCCCAACAGAAGTGAGGATTTTTAAGATTTCAGGGTTGTTTAGGTTTGGTTGGACCCCCATAAACAAAATGGCCCAAATGTCTTGGAATACTAATACTCCCACGGTCAATTTTCCTGAGAGAGTGTTGATCTCTACTTTGTCCTGTAAGAGTTTCACAACAATGAGTGTAGAACTCAAAGAGAGTGCGACGGCGATATAAAGAAGATCAAATTTTTCCGAACCAATCGAAAGGCCAAAAAATGGAAACACGGAATAAACAAAGGCAACAGAAAGTGTGAATTGTAAGATACCGAGAGTGAACATCGCCTTTCCCATCTTGGCGAGTTCGGCGAGATTGATTTCAAGACCGATGATGAAGAGTAAGAGGATGAGTCCAATTTCGGATATGAGTTCGATACTCGCTTCGTTTGTCACAAGTTCGAATCCCATTTCTTTTCCAAGCATTGCCCCACCGATAATATAACCTAAGATTAACGGCTGTTTGAGAACCCTTGCAATATGACTCAATACTGTTGCGAAAATGATACTCAGACCAATGTCTTGTAAAAGTGACTCTTCCCCGTGCATAGATACCTTCTTTAGGGAAAAGTTTAGGAATTCCTTGAGATGTGAAAGTCGTTTTTTTTTCTACAGAAGATTTACGACTATGGAGTGGGAGAATTTTGTAAGAATGTAGCAGTGGATGCTTGGAAGTTGGCAACAGCTACGTGATGATCGTACAATGCCTTAATTTCACGCACCGCCGCTTCGGCACTTGTTTGTTCCCGAATATTCACAAATAAGAGAGTCGAATCCCCTAAGGAAAAACGTTCTCGTTCCATCTCCTCCAATTTACGGGCTAGTTCCACTTCACTTTGAGTGACAGTCACACGTTTTGCCGAAGCAATCACTTCTGAGATGGCATCCTGTACTTCTGTTTTGATTTTATCTTTTGAGAATTGGAGTTCTTGGTCAAGTTGTGCGATTCTTGCTTCTGCCGCTCCAATCATCCCACGAGGCCGCCTCGTTTGGATGGGTACATTGAGAACAAGGGATGCTTCCAGTTCTGGTTTGGCCCTCGTGACAGAACCTGGTCCAAAGTCTTGTGATCCTGCCACCACGAGATCCACTTGGGGTTTGAGTGAATTGTATCCCATGTCTTGGTCTACGCGTGCCTTTTCCCGTTTGAATTCGTAGTCTTGGATTTCGGGACGAAACTTCCATGCAATTTTAATGCTTTTGTCGAGTTCCAAACCTTTATAGTCGATGGGTTTTGGAAATCCGATGGGCAACCGATCGGTAGAGGGAAGGATCAAATTCCCATCAGCCGCCCGAAGGAATAAGGACAAATCAATTGCGGCTTTTTGCATCTCACGTTCTGCAGAAACAAATTGGGATTCCCTTTGTAAAATCGCACGGTCATTTTCTGTGCCTTCCATTTTAGGAATGTCACCTAACTTGATTCGTTGGGTAATTTGTTGTTGTCTACTTTTTGCTATCTCTAACAGGTCTTTGTTGACGAGAAACTCCTGTCCACTCGCGACCCATTTCCAATACCGTTTGGTGGCTTCTTTGATGACTTCAATTTTTAGTTTTTGGATGGATAACTCGGCAAGTTTACGATCAATGTCTGCCTTCCGAAGGTCGGCTCTGTTTTTATCAATCTCACGGTTACGCATCAGGGGAACAATCGCACCAGCTCTCACCTCCCCATAATCATTGGTTTCGCGTTTGCCATCATACACTGGAAATTTCCCACGTCCTATGCGATATCCTGCAAAGAAGGAAGTTCCTCCGAGTGGAGTTGGTTTTTCAAACACTGTATCTGCAGCATTGTTTGTATAGTAACCTATGGGTTTTGTTGTTCCCATGGATTTGAATTGTAAATCAAACGCACCTTCGGCGGCCAAATAATTGTATTCAGTTTCAGTTAATAGTTTCTCTGCTGCAAGAACAAGGGGATAGGATTTTTCTACTGACTTTAAAAGTTCAGAAAGAGTGAGAACTCCAGGTTGTTGGTTGATATAATCTTGCGAATAGATGTTTGGCCCATGTAAGGATTCGAAAGGGTCTTTTGTTGGATCCGCTTCCAATAAAAATGAAAAGAACATTCCGAATGGGCATAAAAGCGCAAATAAAAAAGAATTTAGATGCGATTTCATTTTCCTTTGTCTCCTCCACCATTCTCATCTAACAACGATTTCATTTCAGGATCATCCATTGGCAAATTTGGTGGGAAGTCATTGAACCTTCTCCATAATTCATAACCAACACTCACACGATTGAGAAAGATCCAACCTTTGGCACGAACCCCTTGTCTCAAGTAACGGCTAGAAGGCCATTGGCGGTCATCTCGGTCAGGGACAACGAGAACACGGAAATTTCCAGATCCATTGTCTGTGATGTCAACCAGTTTCACTACCCCACCGAAGGTTCCTACAGCAGTTTCTGGCCAACCACTGATTTGTAAAACAGGGTAACCTTGGAATTGTAAACGAACCTTTCGTCCTTCGCCAACGAGTGGTATGTCATTGCCTGAGATAAAAAGTTCCACTGCTTTGTCTTCAGCATCCGGTACTAAGATGGCAACTCCATCCCCTTCCTTTACTTGTTGGGTATCTGGGTTCACGAGGATTCGCATGATGATCCCATCTCTTGGCGCAAAGATTTCTTGGTTTTCTTGTCTCGAAAGTCGCGCTTCTAATTTGGGTAGGTCTTCTAAGACCCTTGCCACTTCGGATTGAGCGGAAGCAAGGGAAGCCTTGGCATCATTGATGGATGCTTCCGCATCTTGTTGCACCTTTCCCGTATCACTATTCAACGCACGTTCTTCTTTCACGGCCGCATCGTAGGCTGCTTTGGCTCGGTCAAGGCCTGTCTCAGCATTGGTATGGTCCAGTTCCGCTAGTTCCAAAGTTCGTTTGGAAGTGAGTCCTTTTTCCCATAATTGTTTTTGACGGTCTAAATTCAAATTGGCAGTTTTGAGGGCAGCTTTTGCAGCATCTACTGCCTGTTCGCTGGCTCGCACTCGATCTTTTGCCATCATCCTGCGAGAGTCAGCAGCATTCACCGCACTTCCCATGGAAGAACGTAAACTTAATATCCTAGAACGAATGTTGTCTTCTCTAGACCTAGCAGCCTCTAATCGTTGTAAGAGGGCATTTTTTTCTTCACGAATCCGGTTGATAAAATTAGGATCATTGTCTGAGATATCAATGATCGGATCTCCCTTTTTAACACGTGTCCCTTCGTGGACATGCCATTTGACAACACGTCCACTGATAGGAGACTCAATCACTTGTTGGCGGTCAAGTGGTGCATAAGCAACCACTCGTCCAAAACCCATCGTAGTTTGTTGCCAAGGCACATAGAGTAAAATGAGAACACTTAAGAAAAATATTATGGTGAGGATGTAGGCTAAACTTTGTGCAGGAAGTGCTGTTTGCACCAACCGGTAAGAAGGTAGGTTTTTACGAAGTTTCCATTTTGGTGACATATTAGTGTTCATAGTTGTTTATGGATTCACCTTTAATGAATGAGAATCATCTTCCAACTTTAAGATTTGGTCCATTTGCCCAAGGATGGTTGGTGACTTGGACACAATGAAAACTGTTGATTCTCGATTTTTTTGGAGTAAATGTTTCAAACAAGAATTTAACAAGGGTGGTGGCAATTGGTCAAGGATTCCATCAATGAGAATCAGTTTTGGATTTCCGATAAGAGCCCGGGTTAAGGTAAGAACTGCAGATTGTACATTATCAAAAGGATGGCCAAACGTTAACAGCTGTGTGTGAATACCATGAGGTAAGGATTGGATGGTTTTCCAAAGTCCAAGATTGTCTAAAAGATCACGGATTGTGATGAGAGAAATTTCTTCTCTTCCAACTCGGATGTTTTCCAATATAGTGCCTTCAAAAATTTCATTCCCTCTGACAAGAACAGTGTAGGTTTGGATTTGTTCCTTGGACACTTCGTGGATGTTTTGGTGATTGTATTCCACAATTCCAGAATTTGGTTCCCTAAGGCCACTCAGCAAATCAAGTAAGATATGGGCATCATAAGGTGTGTTAGACGAGACACCGATGGCTTTTCCTGCTTGCACTTTTAAATTGAACTGAGTGAAAATTTTATGTCCATTGGCAAGGGAATAATCGATTCCCGAAAGTTGGACTTGGATAGGACCTTTCGGAATTTCGAAAGGAACTGTTTTTGCCTTTAGTGTAGGCAAATGGAAGACAGAATTGATTTTATCCACAGCCGCAATCAAACTATAAAAACTATCGAGTTGTTTTCCGAACTTGGATATATCGCTAAGCACCTTTGCGATGACAAGTTCTGCGGCCACCAACTGTCCGATGGTCAATTGTCTATGGATGACAAGATACCCACCAATACCAAGAACAATCGCACTGGCTAACGCTTGTATGCCGACAAGTCCAATGATTTGTTTGATATAAACGGAAAAGTATTTTTTACGAGCAAATAAGTAATCACGGATAAGGGAATCCGCTTTTTCGATGGCAAAATGAGAACCAAACGTTGAGTGGAATAAGGCTGAATGGCGAGAAATTTCTTCGAGCCATGCTGCTACTTTGTATTTTTCTTTGGATATTTTAATATAATTTTCTGAAGCTGGTCTACCCAATTGGTAGATCACCAGATACCCTCCTACAAACAAGATGAAGAGAGAGAAAACAATGAAAATGGGGTGATAAAAGGAAATGAGCACAAATCCGATCACAGTGGTCAAAATTACGGCTAGCCCATCAACTAACAAGGAGTGTATGGACTTTTGGATGGTCATGGTATCAAAAAACCGATTCACAAGTTCTGGGTTGTGGTGTTTGTCTAAGGCATCTTGGCGGATCCTTGGAAACCGAACGGCAAATTCCGTTGCGATCCGAACAAAACACGGCGTTGTAAAATTTCCACTACATAAATCTGAATGGTTTGCATAGCACCTGCAAATCCTAGAAAAAATACAACT of the Leptospira biflexa serovar Patoc strain 'Patoc 1 (Paris)' genome contains:
- a CDS encoding HlyD family efflux transporter periplasmic adaptor subunit, with amino-acid sequence MSPKWKLRKNLPSYRLVQTALPAQSLAYILTIIFFLSVLILLYVPWQQTTMGFGRVVAYAPLDRQQVIESPISGRVVKWHVHEGTRVKKGDPIIDISDNDPNFINRIREEKNALLQRLEAARSREDNIRSRILSLRSSMGSAVNAADSRRMMAKDRVRASEQAVDAAKAALKTANLNLDRQKQLWEKGLTSKRTLELAELDHTNAETGLDRAKAAYDAAVKEERALNSDTGKVQQDAEASINDAKASLASAQSEVARVLEDLPKLEARLSRQENQEIFAPRDGIIMRILVNPDTQQVKEGDGVAILVPDAEDKAVELFISGNDIPLVGEGRKVRLQFQGYPVLQISGWPETAVGTFGGVVKLVDITDNGSGNFRVLVVPDRDDRQWPSSRYLRQGVRAKGWIFLNRVSVGYELWRRFNDFPPNLPMDDPEMKSLLDENGGGDKGK
- a CDS encoding cation:proton antiporter — its product is MHGEESLLQDIGLSIIFATVLSHIARVLKQPLILGYIIGGAMLGKEMGFELVTNEASIELISEIGLILLLFIIGLEINLAELAKMGKAMFTLGILQFTLSVAFVYSVFPFFGLSIGSEKFDLLYIAVALSLSSTLIVVKLLQDKVEINTLSGKLTVGVLVFQDIWAILFMGVQPNLNNPEILKILTSVGIIVLLIAFSFSVSRYVLAKLYKACASSPELILLTSIMWCFLVCGIAGEAGLSKEMGALVAGMSIAAFPYGADVISKLIGIRDFFVTLFFVALGLKVPLPSLEVIGLSAAIIALMLFVRMITIAPVIIKLNKGVRNGFLTALNLAQISEFSLVILALGAGFEHITPKLQAVILTSTIIASVLSTYIIMFNHNIAATLERLLARVGITDQTEESGSADPSGQSGHGGHGGDGMVRDIIVLGYFRIARAFVEYLEDLSPSLIKRIIIADYNPAFKEELTNKGFQWAYADLAHPDSLSHIGLHDASMVICTISDSFLKGTNNNRLLSTLSKLAPNAKIILTSDEPGEAKKLVADGAQKVIIPGVITGEFLYDYISRGMRNNEREV
- a CDS encoding TolC family protein, whose product is MKSHLNSFLFALLCPFGMFFSFLLEADPTKDPFESLHGPNIYSQDYINQQPGVLTLSELLKSVEKSYPLVLAAEKLLTETEYNYLAAEGAFDLQFKSMGTTKPIGYYTNNAADTVFEKPTPLGGTSFFAGYRIGRGKFPVYDGKRETNDYGEVRAGAIVPLMRNREIDKNRADLRKADIDRKLAELSIQKLKIEVIKEATKRYWKWVASGQEFLVNKDLLEIAKSRQQQITQRIKLGDIPKMEGTENDRAILQRESQFVSAEREMQKAAIDLSLFLRAADGNLILPSTDRLPIGFPKPIDYKGLELDKSIKIAWKFRPEIQDYEFKREKARVDQDMGYNSLKPQVDLVVAGSQDFGPGSVTRAKPELEASLVLNVPIQTRRPRGMIGAAEARIAQLDQELQFSKDKIKTEVQDAISEVIASAKRVTVTQSEVELARKLEEMERERFSLGDSTLLFVNIREQTSAEAAVREIKALYDHHVAVANFQASTATFLQNSPTP
- a CDS encoding ABC transporter ATP-binding protein, which encodes MNRFFDTMTIQKSIHSLLVDGLAVILTTVIGFVLISFYHPIFIVFSLFILFVGGYLVIYQLGRPASENYIKISKEKYKVAAWLEEISRHSALFHSTFGSHFAIEKADSLIRDYLFARKKYFSVYIKQIIGLVGIQALASAIVLGIGGYLVIHRQLTIGQLVAAELVIAKVLSDISKFGKQLDSFYSLIAAVDKINSVFHLPTLKAKTVPFEIPKGPIQVQLSGIDYSLANGHKIFTQFNLKVQAGKAIGVSSNTPYDAHILLDLLSGLREPNSGIVEYNHQNIHEVSKEQIQTYTVLVRGNEIFEGTILENIRVGREEISLITIRDLLDNLGLWKTIQSLPHGIHTQLLTFGHPFDNVQSAVLTLTRALIGNPKLILIDGILDQLPPPLLNSCLKHLLQKNRESTVFIVSKSPTILGQMDQILKLEDDSHSLKVNP